The DNA sequence TGCGAATCAACCAACCAACTTGGAATGTGCCGCACTATTTGGACCCTTTCCAGAATGTTCTAGGTTTCTAGTGTGTCTGCCCTGCAGGTGGAGTGGCACTGGGACAGAGGGGTGAGATCACCATGGTGATTTAGCTAACGGTGACTCATTTGGGTTGAGTAAGCAAATTGACGGTTATATATGGATTGGTAATAAATAGAGGGTGAAAAAAGCATGCTATTTACACTCGTTTCCAACCTCTGGTTTGATGACTCACtcgctctctttgctctctccgCTGACACAGTTGCAGCTGCTAGGTGTtttcctcctcttttcagttccACACAAATAAATACAGGGAGAAACAACAATGTAAAACTATAACAGGTTAAAAGCTAAGTAAAAATCATAAATATAACCATTTTGGCAATCAAACTGTCTGTCACTCTTATTGGTCGACGCCTCCTTTGGGGTCTCCACCATAGATTCGTGTCATTGGCTAGTCAACCAGGGCCTTTGCTGTGCTTGGGTACCATCAACATaatctctctcagtgtctcatcTCGGTGTCATGTGATGTATCCATATTCTCTGGCTCTTCCATAGATCCCCACGCAGAACATGATTGCTAGAAATCCCAGGGAATGCATCGCGAGGAACCCCATACACAGTCATCATGTCCCCCCTTCATTCAGACCCAATTTACATCCTGGGGTctcaacagaggaggagaaaatcAAGAAGACGGGGAGCGACAGCATTTAGGGGCAGGGGGCTGGAGGGGGGGAGTGGAGTGGTTCATTGTGGTTGGGTGTCTGCATCATCATAGTCTATGCAGTGGCCTGACCTGGGTTAATACAGAGTTAAAGCTCGATCTCAAAGGTCTTTTGCAAGTCATTGGAGAAAGGGTTGGGCGCCGCCTTGGGTTGCAATTTGGTCTCCAGCGCGGCCCACTTTGCCTCGAAGCGATCAACCTCCTGGGCATTGGCTGGGGGCGGGTTGGCCTGCTGTGCGCCCTCCGGTGGCCAGCTGCTGCTATTGCTGCTGGTGCCGTTCTGCATGATGGTGGCGGGGGAGGTGGGAATGTTGTGGGGGAGGCCGTTGACGGTGGGATGAGCTCCGAAGGGTGGCATAGGGAACCCGCCCGGCTGGCCGGAGAAAGAGTGGCGGTGCCCGCCGGTGAGCGTGCCCATTTTGGGCCCTGTGCACATGCCCATGGAAGGCCCGCCAGTAGAGCCGCCTGCCGTGCAGAAGACATTAGCCACCATCTGGGAAGGCGTGATGCCCACCACAGGCACACTGGCGTTGGAGTACACCATGCTGTTGGCCAGGGCGGGCATGTAGGCCTGCATGGGTACAAACGCTGGCTGCAGGGGTGGCTGGTTATACAGGCTCACGGGCGCAGGAGTGGCATCAAACGCCAAGGGAAACGGCTGCATGGAAGTGGGCAGGGAGCCAGGCACCCCTGGCATGGTTGCCCCCGTTATGGGCACACCTGACATAGGTGGGCCAGGCATAAGTGGGTTAGACATAGGTGGCACAGACATAGCTGCGTTTGACATGGGTGGCCCTGGAATGGCAGGGGTGGGCTGGATGGGTGGCGGGGGCAGGTTGGGGGTCTGTTGCTGGGCCTTGACGGCCTGGGCCACCTCCTCCAGCCAGCGCTCAGCCTCGGAGGGCGTCCTCCTGTGTCCACTGTGGACAGGGGACTGGACCGGGGGCTCCGCCTGCACCCAGGAGGACGTGGCTgtgggagagaagcagagaacaACACGTCAATCACACGTTACATCAACCCTGCTGCTGGATCTCTCTTCCGCTTTACAATGACAAGCACAGAGGACCCACACACATCCTATTCGGCAGCCTTTTCTGATTAGGGCCGGGATTCAATGCAAGGGTTGAGCCGACATGTGCAGCATTTACCATGAACGGGATCTCTACAAACATCAGGGAAAGGGACTTTGAAAAGCTGCATTGCCGGCTGTTTAGTGACCTACGCTACAGCAcaccacagagatacacacaaatAACTGACACTTTTCAGGCAAATCAGCCTTACAAGCATTAGAAGCAAATCAGCATTAGAAACATTACAAATACAAAATGCAAAGTTGGAGTTGGGGTGTACAACACATGTTAAGCCAGACTAGAGCtcatagagagagaatgataagGTAGTCAATGAGTTACCTTGCAGGGGGGCGGGTGGAGGGGGGATGGCTGGGGGCACAGTGCAGGCTGG is a window from the Oncorhynchus tshawytscha isolate Ot180627B linkage group LG14, Otsh_v2.0, whole genome shotgun sequence genome containing:
- the numbl gene encoding numb-like protein isoform X4: MLLGLLLQHMSWPEYLGLVEVEESRGMHVCEEAVKKLKISGKKTVKAVLWVSADGLRVVDDKTKDLIVDQTIEKVSFCAPDRNYDKAFSYICRDGTTRRWICHCFMALKDSGERMSHAVGCAFAACLERKQRREKECGVTASFDASRTSFVREGSFRVTSSSQQGGERDDIMKQLQDKKKEPPCTIPAIPPGTSSPPEGEASPVGQGVEHAIPRRHAPIEQLVRQGSFRGFPALSGKNSPFKRQLSLRLNDLPSNLQRKTADFQSKNPVPEMDLSVCGEADNSINALCSQINHSFTRPSEELFSNPTPNGLPACTVPPAIPPPPAPLQATSSWVQAEPPVQSPVHSGHRRTPSEAERWLEEVAQAVKAQQQTPNLPPPPIQPTPAIPGPPMSNAAMSVPPMSNPLMPGPPMSGVPITGATMPGVPGSLPTSMQPFPLAFDATPAPVSLYNQPPLQPAFVPMQAYMPALANSMVYSNASVPVVGITPSQMVANVFCTAGGSTGGPSMGMCTGPKMGTLTGGHRHSFSGQPGGFPMPPFGAHPTVNGLPHNIPTSPATIMQNGTSSNSSSWPPEGAQQANPPPANAQEVDRFEAKWAALETKLQPKAAPNPFSNDLQKTFEIEL